The sequence below is a genomic window from Sphingomonas crusticola.
CGATGGGCAGGGAGCGGTGACGGGCATCGTTGCGGCGGAGCATTGTTGACGCCTTGCCATCCAGCGCCGCCGCCACTTCGGGTAGATCGGCATAGCTCATTCCCGCCAGTCTGCCCGTCACCGCCCGCCCCGACCGGTCGAGCAACAGGATCGATGCGAGCGTGGTGGCGGCGGTTTGGGCCAGCACGGGCTTCATCCGTATCGCCGCCGCGCGCGCCTGACTGTCGATCGTCCCCGGCACGAGGCGGGGTGGCGGTCGCTCGGCCAGGATCGGAGATAGGCGCAGATCGATTTTCGGCGTCTCGGGCCGGTAATAATCGTCGGCACGGGTTTCGGGCGGAGCGACGAAGCCCGGCCATCCTGCCGCCGCCGCGGCGGCCAGCGCCGCACTCTCCGCGATCAGCTCGCTTTCGGTCTGGCGTACCAGCACATTCTCATAGACGCGCAGGAACAGCGCGCCGAAGCCGGGCAGGGCCGCAACCAGGATCAGCGTGCTGAGCAGGATGGTCCGCAGGCCGAGCCGGGGCCAGTGACGCTTGGCGAGTGCCTTCGCGCGCCCGATCATGCGCCCGCGCACGGACCGATGCGATAACCGACGCCCGCGCGGGTTTCGATGATGTCGCCGGCACCTGCCTTGGCGAATTTCGCGCGCAGATTGCGGACGTGGCTGTCGATCGTGCGGTCGGTCACCGCGAAACCGGGCCCGTGCAGCCGGTCGATGATCGCATCTCGGCTGAAGATTTTGGACGGCATCGCCGCGAGCGTTCGCAAGATGCCGAATTCGGTGACGGTAAGCGGCACCTCGTCCCCGTCCCAAGTGGCGCGCCACCCTTCGAGATCGAGCATAAGCCGGCCATGGTGCAAATTGCCCGTCACCGATTGTGCCGCCGGTGGATGGGCGGAGACGCGGCGGAGGATCGCCATCACCCGTGCCACCACTTCGCGCGGCGAAAAGGGTTTGGTGACATAATCGTCGGCACCGAGCTCGATGCCGAGCACGCGATCAAGCTCGTCGTCGCGCGACGAAAGGAACAGGATCGGCAAGTCCCCATCCGCGCGCAGGCGGCGGCAGACCTCGATCCCGTCCATGCGTGGCATGTTGATATCCAATATGATCAGGTCCGGTGCATGCGCCGCGGCCGCCGCAAGCGCGGCCTCGCCATCTTCCGCCTCGATCGCGTCGAGCCCCGCCTTGGTGAGGGCGAAGACGATCAACTGGCGAATGTGCGGATCGTCGTCGGCAACCAGGATCGTTCGGGGCATGGGGCACTGGATCATCGCGCAGGGGTCGCGGTCAAGGGCAGGGCGGGAGCGGGCTTCTTCACCAGCGCACCGCAGAAGTCGCGTTCGCCCGGAGCGGGAAGCCGAGCTGGCGTCGAAAAGTCCAGCAGCCGTTGGACGCGGTGCAGCCGCATGGCGCCGTGCGGCGTCCATGTCCGCCAATCGCTTTGCCGCTTGGCCAGATCGTTGAACCGCTTTTCCCGCAGATAATCGAGCTGGTCACGTAGTTCGGCCGGGACCGGGCGTTGCGCCATTTCAATGATCGGCAGCAGGGCGGCATCGCCCAGGCTGGAGAGATAGCACAGGTCCAGCGATTGTCCGGTCCCGCCTGCCTCGCGCGCATGCCGCACGTTCCACGTCGCGGCGGTCGCGCCCAGGTCGATGAAGCAGCAGGGCAGCAAGACGATGGACGCGGCCAGCGCATTGGCGTTGATCAGCCAGCGCGCGCTCCGTCCGCTCAGCATCCGCCAGAGGATCAGGATCAGGCCGACCGCCACCAACGCCATCCACGCTAGCGCGGCAATGCGCCAGGCCGTCAGCATATAAGATTCGATATATTCGATCGTCCGCAGCACGCTGGACGCCACCAGGAAAATATTCTGCGCCACCCATAAGGCCACCAGCCACCGCGCCGGCTTATTGTCCGCGCTGGCGGTCCCCGGCCGCAGCATCGTCAGTACCAGAAAGCCGGCCAGCAGCGCGGTGAAGATCAACGGATAGGCGCCGCGATGGACATAGTCTGGCATGGTGGTGCCGGCCGGCAGTGCCGCGCCGCTCCACAGAAAGGCGATGTCCAGCCCATTCTGCAACGCGAACAGGGCGTTGAACAGCACCAGGGCGATCAGCACCGAAGGGAGGGACGACCCCGGCAGTTGCAGGCCCGGTTCGGGGAGTCGGCGAGCCAATCGTGTCGCGAGCGCGCGTGGCCGCATTGCCGGCCAGACGCAAAGTGTGGCGATGGTCCACGCCCAGATCTGATCGATCGACGGCAGCCTTATCCTGCTGAGCAGGTCCGCGATCAGCGGGTTGGCATTGGCGAACAAGGCGATGAAGATTGCGGTTCCGACAAGCGGCATCGCCAGCAGCGCCGCAACCGAGCGCATCGTCAGCCTGCGCTCGCGCGGGCGGCGGTAGAAAAGGCGATGGAGGTCGGCCAACGGCGCGACCAGCCCGCTTCCAGCGTGCAACAGCAGGCGCGCGGCCCAGCGCCAGGCGTCGTCGAAACCGGCGGTGCGCGGGAGCAGCGCCGCGACCGACAAGGCGCACCAGAACATCGCCCAAGCGAGCACGCCTGGATCGTAGGTCAGCGACAAGATGAACAGCAGGGCAGCGCCGAGCGCGACGAAGGCTGCCTGCTGTCGCCGTACCGCCGGCCGCACGGCGATCAGCCCGATCAGCCATGCCAGCGCGAACACGCCCATGCCGACGCCATCGACGATATCGGGGAACAGCCGGTCGAACAGCGCGACCAGCAGGATCGTGACGCCGAATTTGCGGACAAAGCTGTAACGCCCGCCTGGTGAATGCATCGATCGATCCTCGCCTTGGGAGGACCGTATCTCTAACGTCGCGCTTGCGGGCGCTTGTCGCGCCTTCGTCTTGATCGCGTGCTGTTTCCGTGCAGATCGGGTGCAGGGCGGGTCAGGCGATTACGCCCCGGCGTAGCTCTCTACGAATTGCTGATGCTGCGGCAATCTGGTCAGCTCGGCGGCAATTCCGCTTTTGAGGTCGGTCAGCGCCTGCTTGAGCTTTGCCGGCTCCATCATCTGAGCGATATGATGATAGGCGCGCGGCTCGATCCCCTGGCCCATCATCACCATGATCCAGCTATCGATGCGGAACATCTCGTCGGCCCCTTGATAAGCCGCGGCATTGTCGCGGAACAGGGCGATGCGCTCGGCCAGGCTGTCGGGGATCGCCATGTCGCGGCAACGGCGCCAGAACGGGCTGTCATCACGCTCGGTCAGTTTATAGTGGAGGATGATGAAGTCGCGGATATGCTCCGCCTCCTTGCGCGACTGGGCGTTGAAGCGCTCCACCGCGGACTCGGTGACGCCGCTGAACGGGAAAGACTGGATAAGGCGCGTCACCGCAATCTTGATGAGGTGGATGCTGGTCGATTCCAGCGGTTCGATGAAGCCGCTCGACAAGCCCATCGCGATTACATTCTTGTTCCATGCCTGTTTGCGCGCGCCCGCCTTGAAGCGCAGCAGGCGCGGCTCGAACAGCGCCTCGCCCTCGCTGTCGGCGAGCAGCTTTGCGCTCGCCTCGTCGTCCGACATATAATCGGAACAATAGACCAGGCCGTTGCCGACGCGGTGCTGCAGCGGGATCTGCCAGCGCCAGCCTGCCTCATGCGCGATCGCGCGCGTGTAGGGCCGTGCCGGGCCGGTGGACGTCGTCTGCACCACGGCGGCGGCATTGGTCGAAAGCCATTCGCTCCAATCGTCGAAGCCGGTCTTGAGCGTCTGCTCGATCAGCAATGCCCGGAAACCGGTGCAATCGATGAACAGGTCTCCTTCGATCCGATCCCCGCTTTGCAGTACCAGCGCGGTAACGAAGCCTGTCTCAGGATCCTGCTCGACCTGTTCGATCTTGCCTTCGATCCGCTTGACGCCGGCCGGCTCGGCCAGGCCGCGCAGGAATTTCGCATAAGCCGTCGCGTCGAGATGATAGGCATAACCGATCGCGGCCTGGTCGGATGTCGCGAACTTGCCCGCCATCGCCGCCTGCTGCTCCAGGCTGTAATCGCCATAGTCGCCGCCAAAGCCCTGGCGCTTGGCCTCCAGCCAGAAATGCTGGAAATCCGCCATCCACACCGATTTGCCGACCGAGCCAAAGGCGTGGAAATATTTGTCGCCGATCCGATTCCAGTTCTCGAATTCGATGCCGAGCTTGAAGGTGGAGGTTGTCGCGCGGACGAACGCCTGTTCGTAAATGCCGAGGAAGCCGTGGAAGGCGCGCGTCGTCGGAATGGTGGATTCGCCCACGCCGACCGTGCCGATCTCGTCCGATTCCACCAGCGTGACGTCGATCAGCGGCCCGAGCTGCTTGATCAGCGCCGCCGCGGCGATCCAGCCGGCGGTGCCGCCGCCGGCAATCACCACGCGCTTTACCATCTGCGCTGCCATCGCCTCTTCCCCCATAGCCCGTTTAACGATTGAATTTGTTGAGTAACAGCGCGCGCAGCCGCCGCGCCTTCATCATGTCCAGCGGTGCGAGATTACCGCGCGCAGCCTCCGGCAAATGGGCGGCGGGCCGCTCGGCGTCGCCGAAAATATAATAATCGAACATCGCCCGCCACGCGCGCTTTTCGGGCTCCGGCCGGTCGCGCAGGCTGAGCATGGCATGGAGCAGCGTGTTTGCCGGCGTATCCATGAAGGCGGGCGCCGCATTCCACCAATAATTGATCATGACGTTGAACGGCTCGAACGCCTCGACATGATGCCACCATAAGGCCGGGTACATCAGCACGTCGCCCGGTTCCAGATCGGCCACCTCGCCCGCGGCGAGCGCCTGGGCGAAGCGTGGGTAGCGATCCAGATCGGGATGGGCGAAGTCCACCATGCTGACGACCTGCCCGCCCGGCGTCGGCTCGAGCGGGCCGGGATAGAGATTGTCGATCTGCTCGGGCGGAAACAGGGTGAAGCGGCGTCGGCCGACGAGCGAGCAGGCGATGTTGTTCGACATGTCGTAATGTGCCGACGCAATCGTGTGATTGCCGATCCAGATACTCACCATCGGCGGCTCGGCGGCCTTGGCGAGCCCCGCCAGCGCCAGGTCGTTCTCGGCGCGCAGGCCGGGCAAATAGCCGTCGACGTCGGTCGAGCCGACATAGAAGGATGGCGCTTCCGGATCGCCGGCCGAAGCCGCAATCTGCGCGAGGAACTCGTCCAGCCGCACGCGCGCGCCGGTGAAGTTCAGTCCCGTCGCGGCGGCATCATAGTGAAACCGCCCGTTAATCTCGGGCGGGCCGGTATAACCGACCACTGGATGGCCCGCGTAAAAGGTCAGCAGGTAATGCATCGCTTCGTCCGCAGAGGCGAGCCCATGGCCCACCAGCGGCCAGTCGCGGGCCAGCCCTTTCAGGATGATCGGCCGCGCTTCGTCTGCGAGCGCGTCCCACGGCACCTCGCCGGGTGCGAGGCCCTCGATCACCTTGGTTGCGCGCGTTGGGCCGGTCATCGTTGCGTCCATCCAGGATGACCGGGCTCAGCCACGGTCCCGCTGATTCTTGAGGTCGACCAGGCGGGCGACATTGGCCAAAGACCAGGCA
It includes:
- a CDS encoding response regulator transcription factor, with translation MPRTILVADDDPHIRQLIVFALTKAGLDAIEAEDGEAALAAAAAHAPDLIILDINMPRMDGIEVCRRLRADGDLPILFLSSRDDELDRVLGIELGADDYVTKPFSPREVVARVMAILRRVSAHPPAAQSVTGNLHHGRLMLDLEGWRATWDGDEVPLTVTEFGILRTLAAMPSKIFSRDAIIDRLHGPGFAVTDRTIDSHVRNLRAKFAKAGAGDIIETRAGVGYRIGPCAGA
- a CDS encoding DUF4153 domain-containing protein; translation: MHSPGGRYSFVRKFGVTILLVALFDRLFPDIVDGVGMGVFALAWLIGLIAVRPAVRRQQAAFVALGAALLFILSLTYDPGVLAWAMFWCALSVAALLPRTAGFDDAWRWAARLLLHAGSGLVAPLADLHRLFYRRPRERRLTMRSVAALLAMPLVGTAIFIALFANANPLIADLLSRIRLPSIDQIWAWTIATLCVWPAMRPRALATRLARRLPEPGLQLPGSSLPSVLIALVLFNALFALQNGLDIAFLWSGAALPAGTTMPDYVHRGAYPLIFTALLAGFLVLTMLRPGTASADNKPARWLVALWVAQNIFLVASSVLRTIEYIESYMLTAWRIAALAWMALVAVGLILILWRMLSGRSARWLINANALAASIVLLPCCFIDLGATAATWNVRHAREAGGTGQSLDLCYLSSLGDAALLPIIEMAQRPVPAELRDQLDYLREKRFNDLAKRQSDWRTWTPHGAMRLHRVQRLLDFSTPARLPAPGERDFCGALVKKPAPALPLTATPAR
- a CDS encoding tryptophan halogenase family protein; amino-acid sequence: MAAQMVKRVVIAGGGTAGWIAAAALIKQLGPLIDVTLVESDEIGTVGVGESTIPTTRAFHGFLGIYEQAFVRATTSTFKLGIEFENWNRIGDKYFHAFGSVGKSVWMADFQHFWLEAKRQGFGGDYGDYSLEQQAAMAGKFATSDQAAIGYAYHLDATAYAKFLRGLAEPAGVKRIEGKIEQVEQDPETGFVTALVLQSGDRIEGDLFIDCTGFRALLIEQTLKTGFDDWSEWLSTNAAAVVQTTSTGPARPYTRAIAHEAGWRWQIPLQHRVGNGLVYCSDYMSDDEASAKLLADSEGEALFEPRLLRFKAGARKQAWNKNVIAMGLSSGFIEPLESTSIHLIKIAVTRLIQSFPFSGVTESAVERFNAQSRKEAEHIRDFIILHYKLTERDDSPFWRRCRDMAIPDSLAERIALFRDNAAAYQGADEMFRIDSWIMVMMGQGIEPRAYHHIAQMMEPAKLKQALTDLKSGIAAELTRLPQHQQFVESYAGA
- a CDS encoding cupin-like domain-containing protein, which codes for MTGPTRATKVIEGLAPGEVPWDALADEARPIILKGLARDWPLVGHGLASADEAMHYLLTFYAGHPVVGYTGPPEINGRFHYDAAATGLNFTGARVRLDEFLAQIAASAGDPEAPSFYVGSTDVDGYLPGLRAENDLALAGLAKAAEPPMVSIWIGNHTIASAHYDMSNNIACSLVGRRRFTLFPPEQIDNLYPGPLEPTPGGQVVSMVDFAHPDLDRYPRFAQALAAGEVADLEPGDVLMYPALWWHHVEAFEPFNVMINYWWNAAPAFMDTPANTLLHAMLSLRDRPEPEKRAWRAMFDYYIFGDAERPAAHLPEAARGNLAPLDMMKARRLRALLLNKFNR